GAATTAGCGAAAGGGGGAAGGAATAAGTGAGAAAATTATATACACAGCTTAGTAATTTACTTAATGCAATTAATTTTAATGAGCTATGGGAAGGCTTCCATTTCTATGATTTTGCGCTATATAATGATAGAGAGGTGTATTTAAAAGACTCTGTGATTCCTTATGATAATCGTTTCATGGGCAATACTGCGATTAATTATGAAGGACAGTATATAGCCATATGGAATGTAGAAAATCCAGACCTAGAAGATATCGAAGTCTTGGCAGCTAACCTTGTACATGAGATGTTTCATGCTTACCAATATGAAATGAAAGAAAGCAGATGGCCACAGGATTTACGAACACTTGACTATCCATCAGATATTGAGAATTTTAAATTTAAATATGCTGAAAATAAAATTCTCGCTGCTGCATATCTAGAAAAAAATATAGAAAAAAAGAAAAGGCTCATATCTCAATTTGCATCTATTCGTAATATGAGAGAGAAAAATATAGGAGATATTATTAGATGTGAATATCTATCAGAAACAGCAGAGGGAATGGCAGAATACGTAGGTATAATGGCACTAAAGCAAATATCTATTAATAAGTATAATACTCGTATGAAGAAATACATAGGCTATCTATCAACACCAAGCGAACTACTCTTTGACACAAGGAGAATATCGTACTTTAGTGGGGCAGTTTTTCTAGTTGCTTCTATAGAGGCAGGTATACCATTTTTTCATGAAATAGGTAACTGTGATATTCCTGTATTTGAAATTATAAGTTCTTATTTAAAGATAGATGGTACTATAGAAATAGAGGATTATAAAATTATAGAGGAAATGGCTATTCAGTATATTGATAGAAAGAGGAATAAATTTGATGTTTTTTTCAAAGAAAATAGGGAGCATGTAGAGGGCAAATTTCAAATAGTTGGCTATGATCCAATGAACATGATAAAGTTAGATAATAAAATTTATTGTAATCATTTTATTCTACTGAAAGATACTAATACAAACAATCAGGTGTTTTTAAATGGTCCTGTAGTTGTTGAATTAGAGCCAGAGACAATAAATAAAGTTATAGCTTACTTTAAATAAGCTCTAATCAAGGTGATAGGAGCTTTCTTTACTGCTAGCCTGTTATTTTTTCTGCAAACTAAGTTAAGTTAACATATCTGGAAAATATAGGTTTGACTTTTGAACTGAATAGTAGAATAATAGAACTATGGACTTAGGTATTGATATTTTTTTATCGATTAAATTTCTTCCTATTAGTCCCCTGGTAAAAGGCTCTAAGTTAGAGTTATTAACTTTTGTATAAGGAGAGATAATATGGACAAAAAATTGAAGCAATCATCAAGAAAGGGTATAGTTTCATTATTATTGGTACTAGTAATGATACTAACTACAATTGTACCTGTTTGGGCTGAGGAAATTCCAACTCCTGATATTAGTCAATGGGCTATAGGTGAGTTAAATGAAGGAGAAAGATATGGAATATATCCTATTGAATGGTATTATGACGGTTTCAGAACTGAAATCTCACAGGAAAGACTAGAAGAACTATTAGCAAATACAGCCAGTAAAATAGAAGCTTTGGACTTAACTAAGAAGACAGATTTTGAGGCAGTTTCTCATGAAGCAACTAGTACAAGAGGCGAGGTTGTAAAGAGGCTATATAATATTTTAGCTCAATATGAATTACCAGTAGGTGAGTCATCAGTAGAATATATGCAAGAAAGAGGCATACTTGTAGGTACACATAATGGACTTGACTTAGATAAGCCATGTACTACAGAACAGGCAGTTATATTAGCAACTAGATTAGTTCTAGATACATATAATCAGTTACAAGCAGGTTCAAAAGGATTAGCTTGGAAAGTAGAACATAACGGTAATACCGTTTATTTCTTAGGATCAATTCATGTAGGCAGTAGTGAAGTCTATCCTTTGAATCAAAGATTAAAGCAAGCTTTTAATGAATCTGATGCCCTTATTGTAGAAGCCAATTTATTCGACCAACAAGGTGGGATGGAGTATTTCCTAGGAAAAGCTACATATCAAGATGGTACTACACTTAAGGATCATATAAGCGAAGAAACTTATGAAAAGCTAGTAGAAGTGTTTAAAAAATATGGATTACCAGAAGATGTTTATAATCAATTTAAACCTTGGAGTATAGCTAATGACTTAACTGTTATTTCTATGACAAATTCGGACAATCTTCAACAGGGAGCTCAGTCAGCTAATCTCGGAATAGATATGTATTTTCTTTCAAATGCATTATTATTTCAAAAGCCAATTATTGAATTAGAAGGAATAAGATATCAGGCTGACTTATTTGATGGATTATCAGCTGAAACTCAAGAAGAGTATTTAAGAAGTATAATAGATAGTGTCTTAGAACCAAAAACTGATGAGACTGTTGATTCGGCTAAGCTATTAGAAGAATGGCTTGCTCTATGGATAAATGGAGATATAGAAGGATTTACCGCTAGCTATGGTCATAGCACTAAGGAAGCTGAAGAATATGAATTTACTAATATGCTATTTGGTAAAAGAGATAAGGACATGGCAGAGAAAATAATCACTATGTTAGAATCAGAGAACAAGGGTACATATTTTGTTGTAGTAGGAGCAGGACATTTAACACAAGATGGCACAGTACTAGACCAACTAATTGAAAAAGGATATAAGGTTGAGGTTTTACAATAAGTAATGAGAAACCACCTATTATTTACCTTTAGGTAAGTAATAGGTGGTTGTTATTTTAATCCTGCTTGTTCTGAGCTAAATTAAAGCATTTATGTAAATATTTTTGGTCCATTAATTCCTTATGAATATCTCTTTGAACAATTATAGCTTCCTCTAGTGATAGAATCATATCTGCATTTTTCCGAATCTATCGAAGCTCTATAGCTTCATCTAGAATAATAATTGATGATTTTTTCAAAATAGGCATTGTGATTGCAATTTTTTTGTTTTGTCACTAGTTAGATATATTTCAAGTTTTTCCACACTGGCATTATGTTGGCAAAAAATCCCCGTAATACTATATTGATTTCTAGCAAATTTTGCGGCATTTATTATTTCTTCCATATATATTTATAATAACTAAACCGCTTTTACATATAATAATTGAAACTAGATTTATAAATTGCTAATGATAACTAACATTATTTTAATAACTAATTATTGGGAGATGAAAACATGAAAGAGCAAGAGAAAAAGAAGAAAAAATTTCAATTTCCTACAGCCTTTACGGTGCTATTTATCATACTAATACTAGCAGCTATATTAACCTATATAGTGCCAGCAGGACTATACTCAAAACTATCATATGACCCAGATAAAAATTTATTTTTAGTAGAAAACCATGAAGGAGAAGTCAGTAGCTATCCAGCGACACAAGAAACTTTAGAAAGCTTAAACATTAGAATGAATATCAATAAGTTTTTAGATGGAAGTATTAAAAAACCTATTGCTATTCCAGGTACTTATGAGAGAATAGAACAATCACCTCAAGGATTATTATCAGTTATCATGTCACCTATCCAAGGAATTATGGATACAGTGGATATTATGGTTTTCGTGTTGATACTTGGAGGGATTATTGGACTGGTTAATAAATCAGGAGCCTTTGATGCAGGAATTGCAGCGTTATCTAAGAGAACTAAAGGAAAGGAATTCTTATTAGTAGTATTTGTTTCATTACTAATAGCCCTCGGTGGGACTACATTTGGCTTAGCTGAAGAGACCATCGCACTATATCCTATTCTAATGCCGATATTCCTAGCAAGTGGATATGATGCAATAGTTTGTATTGCAGCCATATATATGGGTTCTTCTATTGGAAGTATGTTTTCAACTGTAAATCCATTTTCAGTAGTTATTGCTTCAGATGCAGCAGGAATTTCCTTTAGCGAAGGGCTTGTATTTCGTGCAATAAGCTTAGTATTGGCTATGGTTATTACACTTATTTATATTTATCGTTATGCAAAAAGAGTGCAAGAGAACCCGAAGAATTCTCTGATTTACGAAGACAAGGAAAGAATAGAAAAGAGATTCCTAGAATACTATGACCCGGAAAATGTAGCGCCATTTAACTGGAGACGAATTCTGATGCTACTCGTATTCTTAGGTGCATTTCCTATATTGATATGGGGAGTATCTACAGGTATTTGGTGGTTTCCAGAAATGTCAGGTTTGTTTTTAGCAGTAGCAATAATAATTATTTTCCTGACAGGTTTTTCAGAAAAAGAAGCTGTTAATACATTTTTAGAAGGTGCAGCAGATTTAATAGGAGTTGTGCTTATAATTGGAGTGGCAAGAGCTATTAATATAGTAATGGATAATGGAATGATTTCTGATACTTTACTTAATTATACATCGTCAGTAGTTGGAAATATGAATAGAGGTATTTTTGCAGCAGTTCAAATGATACTGTTTAGTTTCCTAGGTTTTTTCGTTCCATCATCATCTGGGCTTGCTACACTGTCTATGCCCATAATGGCACCTTTGGCTGATACAGTTGGTATATCAAGAGCTGTTGTGGTTACTGCATATAACTGGGGACAAGGATGGATGTCCTTTATTACTCCAACAGGACTAATCTTAGCAACACTTGAGATGGTAGATGTAACATATAATAAGTGGTTAAGATTTATACTTCCGTTGATGGGGGTAATAGGAGTTTTCTCAATCATAATGCTAATCCTGCAAACATTGGTGTAGAGAAAATCTTTATCTGAGTTAGACTGTGTGAAGTTGTCATTCTTAGTGATATAAATGGACCTGTATAGAATGTGAATTATCACAGGGCCTATGCTCATGCTGACAAATAAGTTTCTTTAGCCACATCTAGAGAAAATAGGATTCAAGAATTGCTTGCAATAAGGTATAATTGGTATTAGCAATTGAATTCAAGAGGGGAGGAATACAGTGAATAAGCTAGAAGGATTAGAACCAAAGAGAGTCTTTTATTATTTTGAAGAATTATCTAAAATTCCAAGGTGTTCCTATAATGAGCAACAAATAAGTGATTACATTAAAAATATAGGAGAAAAATTGGGGCTTGAGACAATTCAAGACGAAGTATTAAATGTTATCATCAGAAAGCCTGCTACACCAGGATATGAAAATTCAGAAGGAGTTATCATACAAGGTCATATGGACATGGTTTGTGAAAAGGAAGATGACTGTAATCATGACTTTAGCAAAGACCCCATAAAATTAATAGTTGATGGTGACTATATTCATGCAGATAAGACAACTCTAGGAGCAGATAATGGAATAGCGTTGGCTATGGGGTTAGCCATACTTGAGGATAATACTCTAGAGCACCCTAGTATTGAACTTCTGATTACATCATCCGAGGAGACTGAAATGGATGGGGCCCTTGGACTATCTGAAAATGTCTTGAAGGGAACTAGACTGCTTAATATAGACACTGAGGAAGAAGGTGTGCTTATAGCTGGTTCTGCTGGCGGAGAGTTGATAGAAGCAAGAGTTCCAGTAGATTATGAAGAAGTGAATGATTATGTGGAAGTGGATTTAACGGTAAGAGGATTAATGGGTGGACATTCTGGCGGAGAAATTCACAAGCCTAGGGGTAATTCCAATAAGATTTTAAATGGTATATTAAAAGAAATATTAGAAACTATAGATATAAGGCTAGTGTCTATAACAGGTGGAACTAAGGATAATGCAATTCCTAGACAGACAACAGCTAAAATTGCAGTGAAAACAGAGGACATATTTAGGTTTAAAAGCTTGATTGAGGAAATAAAGAATAAGACTATAAATATATATAAGTCAGAGGAACCAGATATAGATATAGTTGTTGCAGAAGGGGATATAGCATCAAAAACCTTTGATAAGAGAACCTTTGATTCTGTAGTCCTACTTTTAGATACTATTCCAACAGGAGTATTTACCTGGATGCCTCAAAGCAAGGAAATAGTAGAAAGCTCTAGTAACTTAGCTATAGTAAGAACAGAAAAAGATAAGATTGTTATCCAAGTGTCTATAAGAAGCTCATCTGAAGATATGTTATTAGAGCTACGTAATAAGATTGTTGATAAAATCAGACAGGCTAAAGCAGAGTACAGTATTAGCGGAAGTTATCCAGAATGGGAATACAATCCTAAATCAGAATTAAGAGATATAGCATTAGAGCTTTATAAGGATATGTATGGAAAAGAAATGGTATCTACAGTTATTCATGCAGGCTTAGAATGTGGAGTATTTGCAAAGAAGTATCCAAAATTAGATATAATATCCATTGGACCCAATATGTATGATGTTCATACACCAAAAGAGAGACTTAGCATTTCATCTACTAAGAGGGTTTATGAGTACTTAACTGAGCTTCTAAAGAGACTAAAGTAATGCCGTAAAGAGATTTTCAGGCTGTGTAAAAAATCATTCTCATGGTGATTTTCGTCATTCTGAACGTAGTGAAGAACCTGCCTTTAAAAAGGCAGAGAGAAATTCGCTACGCTCAGGGTGACAGTTTTTATGCAGTTTGTGCTATGCTTATGCTGATTTTAATCTACTACTTCTATTAAAATTTCGTTTACTTGGTTTGTATATTCCTTTTGTTTGATAATCAGGTTTACAAAACCTTTCTCAACAGCTTCAAAATTTATAGAAGTATTACTAAATTCGTTATTGTCCAGATTTTTATTTGATTCATTTATAATTCTATCATTATATTCAAATTCTAGAGGTAAAGCATCCTTATCTAATAAAAATGTGAGTATGGCACCCTTTTTGAGCTTAATTTCATTAGCGGATATGGAAAACCTTCCATTATTGTTTAACTCTAGAGGTAAAAAATACCTATAAATTTTTCTTGATTTTAATACAGGAATTTTATCGTCCTTTATATGATAATCATTAGAAACAGTTCTTTCTTCTATTAACATTCCATTATAAAAGCTTACCTTTCCTTCAGGTACGTAGTTTCTCTCCAAATATGTTTCTGTAGAATTATTGTTATATTTAATAAGTCTATAATGAATGAAGTTTTTATCATTATTACTAGAGGATACAAGAGCAAATTTACTGTCACTGAATGGAATATTCATAACTGTTACTGGATTGGGAATGTCAGTATTTTCCATAATACTACTATATATAATTTCATAATCGCCCTTAAGATCTTTTTGCCACAGTACTGCTAATAAATTATTGTTTTTGTTAGGATTATCTAATCGAAAATAATTGATTAAATGATTGTTTTCTACATCGTCTAATTCAATAGTCTGTTGTAATACTGGAGAACCTACATTTTCAAGTTTTCTATTACCAGCTTGCTTTACAAAAAGGGCAATGAAAATTACGCTAAAGGCAGCTGCCATATATTTTATAAACACCTTAGCACTAAATATTGATAAAAATTTCTCTGATGTTTTAGATTTAATATTTTCTTTATCTAATATTTTTTTGAGTACTATTTTTCTACTTTGGTCGAAATTAAACTGTTCAAAAAACTTCTCTGACTGATGCCGAGCTATATGTAGTTTTTTATCTAAATCTTTGTCGTTCATTCTAAGACCTCCTCAGCCAGAATTTCTTTTAGTTTATCTCTTGCTCTACAAAGTCTGGTTCTAACTGTGCTTTCTTTTAGATTTAATACTTGAGCGATTTCCTTAGTATTTAAGCCTTCTAGGTAGTATAGAACAATGACTATTCTATATTTTGTAGGCAAGTCCATTACTTTTTTAAAAATTTCTCCACCTTCTATTTCTTCAAAAAGTCTAGTGGTATAGTTTTGTCTTTTAATAGAGTCTAGTTTTTTGATATTGTCCCAGAAGAATAATCGTTTAAATGATGAAGAAGTCAAGTAGTCCCTACACTTATTAACTGTAATTCTGTAAATCCATGTATAATAAGAGCTTTCGCCTCTAAAGTTATCAAGTCCTTCATATACTTTGCAAAATACCTCTTGGGCTATGTCTTCTGCCTGGTATCTATCCCTGACATAATAATAGGCTAATTTTAAAACCTTATGTCCAAATCTTTTCATCAAATATTCTAGGGTTTCTTTCTTGCTATTTATTTTTTGGGGTTCTGATAACATAATACCAACTCCAGTAATACTATCAAAACTTTTGACAAATACATCAAAATTATATCATTTAGGCATATTAGTCTAATACAGACTAATATGCCTAGTCCTATATAGCTCTAATTTCTTGTTTCATAAACATTATATAGGAAATGGCAAAGCAAATGAGAGGTATGGCTACCATTGTGACTATATGTGCCCATATTAGCATCAGGCTTTGACCAAAAGGAAGTGGGCTAGCTATAGCACCTTCTAGCTGAGTGATTAAAACTAATCCAATAGACCTTACACCAGGATTTAAGATTGTAGTCATGGCTTCATTATAAAGGGTTGATGGAGATACTCTATTTATATTTTGCTTAAGGGATTCGTGCTTAAGCATTGTATCAACAGTAGCTTGGTTATCTACTGGATAAAGCCCATTTGCAATTAAACCAGCAAAAAGACTTATGAAAATTGACATAAAAATCCACAACGCTATTCCAGCTAAAGCCGATGTAGCAGTTTGTTTAAATACCAAAGAAAACATTAAAGAAATTGCATACCATATTCCTATATATAGTATTGTTATAAATAAATATACTATAAGTCTTGCGAATTCTTCAAGAGTAGGAGGTATACCTATTAGCAAAATCCCTAATCCTGCAATTCCTATTCCAAGAGTTAGTACCGTTATAGATAAAATGCTCATACCAGCAAGAAATTTGCCAATTATAACCGTATCTCTGTTAATAGGTTGAGATAATAACCTATTTAATGTTCCTCTTGCTCTTTCTCCATTTATAGAGTCAAATCCTAAGGCTAGACCTATTAATGGTCCTAAAAAAGAGATAAAAGAGACAAAAGATGGGATATAATCTCCGCTGCTGGTATATAGTTTTAGGAAAGCAAAATCATCAGTCTCTTTATTTATTGCTTCTCTAATTCCAAGGCCTGCACTGTAAATACTAGACAAACCTATTATAAATACAAGTATAAGAATTAAAGTAAATCTCTTGCTCCTTAAATGGTCAGAGATTTCCTTTCTATATAAGGGACCTAATCCATCAAACCTAATTGCTAGCATCTAATACCTCCTTTTTCTCAAAATATTTCTTATAGATATCATCAAGATCTCTTTCCAGTAGTTTTAGGTGTAGGAGGCTATAATTATTTTCATACAATATCTTAACCATTTTTTTTCTTATGTCTGCTTTCGACTTAATAATAATCTTATTGTTTTCATTATGGACCTCTTCAACTTCAGCAATATTTTTAATTAGATCAAAAAGCTTTTCATCTGCATTATCAGACTTAATTTCTAGATTAAAATACTCATTTCCAAATACTTGTTCACTAAGTGAATCGATAGGTCCAGAGGCAAGAAGTTTGCCTTTTACAAAAATACCTACTCTATCACATATTTTTTGTATTTGATGTAGAAGATGAGAAGAAATCAAAACTGTCCTTTTATCTTTTCTGGATAGCTCATATATTAGATTTAGCATGTATTCAATTCCCTCAGGGTCTAACCCTAGCGTAGGTTCATCTAATATTACTACCTTTGGGTCTCTAATGAGAATATCTGCAATGCCTAGTCTTTGACGCATACCCTTAGAATAAGTGCCTACTTTCTTATCTCCTGCATTTGATAGGCCTACTCTTTCTAATATTGAGTCAATTTTATTACTTAAATTCTTTATATCTACCTTATTTAACTCTGCAATAAACCGTATGTTTTCTTTTCCAGTCAAATCTTCATAAAAACCCATATTATCAGGTAGATAACCTACTATTTTCTTAACCTTTATTGGGTCAGTAGTTGAATTGTACCCATCTATTAAAACCCTACCACTAGTAGGCTCGGATAAACCTAGCATCATTAAAATCGTAGTTGTTTTGCCAGCTCCATTTGGGCCCAACAGTCCATATATTTCTCCTTCTTTAATTTTAAGATTTAAGCTGTCTACTGCAGTCAAGTCACCATATTTTTTAGTTAAATTTTCAGTCTCAATAATGTACTTAACAGTCATGGCTATCGTCTCCCGTACTTTTTGAATATATAGTAAAGGCCTACGACTAACCCAACTATTATTAAGATTCCTATGATACCCCAAGTAGTTGAGGTTTTTACTGTAATTCGAAATTCTTGGGTACTACTGTCTTCAGGAGTCCGTGCTGTTAATCTAACTACATAGTCACCAACTAAGGCCTTACTGTCTGACTTTATCTTTGCAATTACTTCCTTAGTTTCGCCAGCTTTTAATACATCGATTTCCTTAGGTTCAAATGTAACCTCCCAATTATTAGGTTCCCAGGAGCTAAGAGTGACATTTTCTAAATCTGTACTACCAGTATTGCTTATAGCAAGTTTTATTCCTTTTTCCTTACCAGCATAAACAGTATCACTTAGCTTTCCTGTAGGAGTACTTAACTCTATATCATAAGTGCCTTTGATAATTACTTTTAAATCTAATTTTAAAGTTTCTTCTGCAGACTTTGCTACTATAGGTACAGTATATTCTCCTGCGGTTACTTGATCAGGTGGATCAATATTTATATCAATTCCTTGATTTCTATTAGGGTCTACACTAATACTTGCTATTTTTTCACTTGAAGATGCTGGAGAAAATGTAGCCTGCCATCCTCTTGGTAGATTTGCTTCCAAACTATAAGACTGAGTAGTACTACTATTGTTCGTTAGATTCACTCTATACTTAAAATTGGTTGAAGGTGTTCCTTCTAAATCAGGATACTCAGCTGTAAGTTTACTGTCTTGCTTTGTAAGCTCCTTAAGGCTTATATCAAGTGTCAAGCTGTCAGATATACTTGCTCCTTTAGCTTGTACGATTATTTTATAATTCCCTTCTTTAGCATCCGAAGGTATGGAAACACCTAGTGATACATTTACAGATGAATCATTGTCAACAATGACCTTATTAACAGTTCGTCCATTTCCTTGTAAATTCCACTCCCATTTATCAGGTATAGAACTGATTTTTAATTCTACTTCTTGTGTGTCTGAAGTATTATTTTCAATTTTTAAAGGGAAGTCAATTGTTTCTCCTGCTTTTCCTTCAATACCAGGATAGGATGTACTAATGACTAAACCCCTATCTGCTAACACTGAAGCTGACGAAAAGCTTAATAATATGATTGTAATAAGAATTAAAGAAAAGTTTTTAAAAACCCACTTACATTTAAGTAAGCTCATA
The sequence above is drawn from the Proteiniborus sp. DW1 genome and encodes:
- a CDS encoding TraB/GumN family protein; the protein is MDKKLKQSSRKGIVSLLLVLVMILTTIVPVWAEEIPTPDISQWAIGELNEGERYGIYPIEWYYDGFRTEISQERLEELLANTASKIEALDLTKKTDFEAVSHEATSTRGEVVKRLYNILAQYELPVGESSVEYMQERGILVGTHNGLDLDKPCTTEQAVILATRLVLDTYNQLQAGSKGLAWKVEHNGNTVYFLGSIHVGSSEVYPLNQRLKQAFNESDALIVEANLFDQQGGMEYFLGKATYQDGTTLKDHISEETYEKLVEVFKKYGLPEDVYNQFKPWSIANDLTVISMTNSDNLQQGAQSANLGIDMYFLSNALLFQKPIIELEGIRYQADLFDGLSAETQEEYLRSIIDSVLEPKTDETVDSAKLLEEWLALWINGDIEGFTASYGHSTKEAEEYEFTNMLFGKRDKDMAEKIITMLESENKGTYFVVVGAGHLTQDGTVLDQLIEKGYKVEVLQ
- a CDS encoding YfcC family protein; translation: MKEQEKKKKKFQFPTAFTVLFIILILAAILTYIVPAGLYSKLSYDPDKNLFLVENHEGEVSSYPATQETLESLNIRMNINKFLDGSIKKPIAIPGTYERIEQSPQGLLSVIMSPIQGIMDTVDIMVFVLILGGIIGLVNKSGAFDAGIAALSKRTKGKEFLLVVFVSLLIALGGTTFGLAEETIALYPILMPIFLASGYDAIVCIAAIYMGSSIGSMFSTVNPFSVVIASDAAGISFSEGLVFRAISLVLAMVITLIYIYRYAKRVQENPKNSLIYEDKERIEKRFLEYYDPENVAPFNWRRILMLLVFLGAFPILIWGVSTGIWWFPEMSGLFLAVAIIIIFLTGFSEKEAVNTFLEGAADLIGVVLIIGVARAINIVMDNGMISDTLLNYTSSVVGNMNRGIFAAVQMILFSFLGFFVPSSSGLATLSMPIMAPLADTVGISRAVVVTAYNWGQGWMSFITPTGLILATLEMVDVTYNKWLRFILPLMGVIGVFSIIMLILQTLV
- a CDS encoding aminoacyl-histidine dipeptidase, translating into MNKLEGLEPKRVFYYFEELSKIPRCSYNEQQISDYIKNIGEKLGLETIQDEVLNVIIRKPATPGYENSEGVIIQGHMDMVCEKEDDCNHDFSKDPIKLIVDGDYIHADKTTLGADNGIALAMGLAILEDNTLEHPSIELLITSSEETEMDGALGLSENVLKGTRLLNIDTEEEGVLIAGSAGGELIEARVPVDYEEVNDYVEVDLTVRGLMGGHSGGEIHKPRGNSNKILNGILKEILETIDIRLVSITGGTKDNAIPRQTTAKIAVKTEDIFRFKSLIEEIKNKTINIYKSEEPDIDIVVAEGDIASKTFDKRTFDSVVLLLDTIPTGVFTWMPQSKEIVESSSNLAIVRTEKDKIVIQVSIRSSSEDMLLELRNKIVDKIRQAKAEYSISGSYPEWEYNPKSELRDIALELYKDMYGKEMVSTVIHAGLECGVFAKKYPKLDIISIGPNMYDVHTPKERLSISSTKRVYEYLTELLKRLK
- a CDS encoding sigma-70 family RNA polymerase sigma factor, with translation MLSEPQKINSKKETLEYLMKRFGHKVLKLAYYYVRDRYQAEDIAQEVFCKVYEGLDNFRGESSYYTWIYRITVNKCRDYLTSSSFKRLFFWDNIKKLDSIKRQNYTTRLFEEIEGGEIFKKVMDLPTKYRIVIVLYYLEGLNTKEIAQVLNLKESTVRTRLCRARDKLKEILAEEVLE
- a CDS encoding ABC transporter permease subunit; protein product: MLAIRFDGLGPLYRKEISDHLRSKRFTLILILVFIIGLSSIYSAGLGIREAINKETDDFAFLKLYTSSGDYIPSFVSFISFLGPLIGLALGFDSINGERARGTLNRLLSQPINRDTVIIGKFLAGMSILSITVLTLGIGIAGLGILLIGIPPTLEEFARLIVYLFITILYIGIWYAISLMFSLVFKQTATSALAGIALWIFMSIFISLFAGLIANGLYPVDNQATVDTMLKHESLKQNINRVSPSTLYNEAMTTILNPGVRSIGLVLITQLEGAIASPLPFGQSLMLIWAHIVTMVAIPLICFAISYIMFMKQEIRAI
- a CDS encoding ABC transporter ATP-binding protein, yielding MTVKYIIETENLTKKYGDLTAVDSLNLKIKEGEIYGLLGPNGAGKTTTILMMLGLSEPTSGRVLIDGYNSTTDPIKVKKIVGYLPDNMGFYEDLTGKENIRFIAELNKVDIKNLSNKIDSILERVGLSNAGDKKVGTYSKGMRQRLGIADILIRDPKVVILDEPTLGLDPEGIEYMLNLIYELSRKDKRTVLISSHLLHQIQKICDRVGIFVKGKLLASGPIDSLSEQVFGNEYFNLEIKSDNADEKLFDLIKNIAEVEEVHNENNKIIIKSKADIRKKMVKILYENNYSLLHLKLLERDLDDIYKKYFEKKEVLDASN
- a CDS encoding NEW3 domain-containing protein, translating into MSLLKCKWVFKNFSLILITIILLSFSSASVLADRGLVISTSYPGIEGKAGETIDFPLKIENNTSDTQEVELKISSIPDKWEWNLQGNGRTVNKVIVDNDSSVNVSLGVSIPSDAKEGNYKIIVQAKGASISDSLTLDISLKELTKQDSKLTAEYPDLEGTPSTNFKYRVNLTNNSSTTQSYSLEANLPRGWQATFSPASSSEKIASISVDPNRNQGIDINIDPPDQVTAGEYTVPIVAKSAEETLKLDLKVIIKGTYDIELSTPTGKLSDTVYAGKEKGIKLAISNTGSTDLENVTLSSWEPNNWEVTFEPKEIDVLKAGETKEVIAKIKSDSKALVGDYVVRLTARTPEDSSTQEFRITVKTSTTWGIIGILIIVGLVVGLYYIFKKYGRR